A single region of the Podospora pseudopauciseta strain CBS 411.78 chromosome 1, whole genome shotgun sequence genome encodes:
- a CDS encoding hypothetical protein (COG:S; EggNog:ENOG503P47E), with product MCPTCCYYQLGESAFVLCTRRISQIGADGFRAKTTEMLAAWQRIGVEQGWKLQHFDLQLVRAPCYPDTILSLKTSSEDKMGFFRKTKDIITLFHKASSPGSKRVAALLKQVQVEAAEKDLRPEFDLEVTEQPPTLDQVKTILDYVGQPGISSVIKGATSENEALQKFKQSADSFQKPLVVDWANGKAHVGENESEILKMLNALPKK from the exons ATGTGCCCAACTTGTTGCTATTATCAGCTCGGAGAGAGCGCTTTTGTGCTGTGTACAAGGAGGATATCCCAGATCGGAGCCGATGGTTTTAGGGCCAAGACAACGGAGATGCTAGCGGCTTGGCAAAGAATTGGAGTGGAACAAGGATGGAAGCTGCAGCACTTTGATCTCCAATTGGTTAGAGCTCCCTGCTA CCCAGACACCATTTTGAGCCTCAAAACATCAAGTGAAGACAAAATGGGTTTCTTC CGCAAGACCAAAGATATCATCACCCTTTTCCACAAGGCTAGCTCGCCAGGCTCGAAACGAGTGGCTGCTTTGCTCAAGCAAGTCCAGGTCGAGGCAGCTGAAAAGGATCTGAGGCCTGAGTTTGATCTCGAGGTCACTGAGCAGCCTCCTACTCTCGATCAAGTCAAGACCATTCTCGACTATGTCGGCCAACCCGGCATTTCCTCGGTTATCAAGGGCGCCACCAGTGAGAATGAGGCACTTCAGAAGTTCAAGCAGAGCGCTGACAGCTTCCAAAAACCTTTG GTTGTCGACTGGGCCAATGGCAAGGCTCACGTAGGAGAAAACGAGTCTGAGATCCTGAAGATGCTCAACGCTCTCCCCAAGAAATAG
- a CDS encoding hypothetical protein (EggNog:ENOG503NYXT; MEROPS:MER0005900; COG:G), whose amino-acid sequence MSTPAPLTVLYTYKAKMCVPHSVIMTIPSTTFHIHTSLLFDPKKKAFVKNVSIEVNPGTGEIVSVTERPRESFSAKDRDIDLTSKVVLPGLVDSHTHIFLHSYEERNGTQQMRDQSAVERIVRATNHARAALLAGYTTYRDLGTEALGNADANLRDCVNRGLTPGPRLLVATDALASSGSYELRVENKLGGNGLGLSVPRASDVADGVDGVRAAVRRRVGEGADLIKFYSDYRRKTMRFPPDVPGPGGRVLFPPKRRNPAVPLYSKEEMEAIVKEAQLAEIPVAAHAGETKAALWAADAGVTTIEHIFEDTAELEQPLFQKMVEKKTIWVPTLATAQALPADMFRECKLRVKRACDHGVRLAAGGDTGTFSHGLNAREVEIMIQCGVSVEESLEAATISGWEACGGDLSGFRVWVV is encoded by the exons ATGTCTACTCCCGCTCCCCTCACTGTCCTATACACCTACAAAGCAAAGATGTGTGTGCCCCACTCTGTCATCATGACCATTCCGTCAACCACATTCCACATacacacctccctcctcttcgacCCCAAAAAGAAGGCATTCGTGAAGAATGTCTCAATAGAAGTCAACCCTGGGACGGGCGAGATTGTAAGCGTTACCGAACGCCCCAGGGAGAGCTTCTCCGCCAAAGATAGGGATATCGACCTCACTAGCAAGGTGGTGCTTCCTGGATTAGTAGActcccacacacacatcttTCTTCACTCCTACGA AGAACGCAATGGCACCCAACAAATGCGCGACCAGTCAGCTGTCGAGCGCATCGTCCGCGCAACAAATCACGCCCGCGCTGCTCTTCTGGCAGGCTACACCACCTACCGAGATCTCGGGACCGAAGCCCTAGGGAACGCCGACGCTAATCTGCGGGACTGCGTCAACCGCGGCTTGACCCCCGGCCCAAGGCTCCTGGTTGCCACGGACGCCCTTGCCAGCTCTGGTTCCTATGAACTCAGAGTAGAAAACAAGCTGGGCGGGAATGGACTCGGACTCTCTGTCCCACGAGCATCTGACGTTgcagatggtgttgatggggtcAGAGCTGCCGTCCGAAGGAGGGTCGGAGAAGGTGCCGACTTGATCAAGTTCTACAGTGATTACCGACGCAAAACGATGCGGTTCCCTCCAGATGTGCCTGGACCCGGTGGAAGGGTCTTGTTCCCCCCCAAGAGGAGGAACCCGGCAGTTCCGTTGTACTCCAAGGAAGAAATGGAAGCTATCGTCAAGGAAGCACAACTAGCCGAGATTCCTGTTGCTGCTCACGCTGGCGAAACCAAGGCCGCGCTGTGGGCAGCAGACGCAGGTGTCACAACTATTGAACACATCTTTGAGGATACCGCCGAGTTGGAGCAGCCACTCTTCCAGAAAATGGTAGAGAAGAAGACAATATGGGTCCCTACTTTGGCTACTGCCCAGGCGCTGCCTGCCGATATGTTTCGGGAGTGCAAGCTTAGGGTCAAAAGGGCGTGCGACCATGGAGTGCGCTTGGCTGCTGGTGGGGACACCGGGACGTTCAGTCACGGCCTCAATGCACGGGAAGTCGAGATCATGATACAGTGCGGCGTTTCTGTCGAGGAATCACTGGAAGCGGCGACTATTTCCGGTTGGGAAGCTTGTGGTGGAGATCTTTCTGGGTTCAgggtttgggtggtttgA
- a CDS encoding hypothetical protein (COG:S; EggNog:ENOG503PH3A) encodes MATLPKGRMVSFQISSNDRQTPSVVAMASNGTPLPTPLMSYYFKMPRNSPCVISVNKTGKAPRFYSDPLSIPKRDIESWNQAKIEKEARTIRAQHPALADSVIRPTSWEDLYRYYDAHDLWLQGAWNLWCVIDELRYQNEKMECYRQQMRAMQNLGNHLPLLPYELSMIGDFVEGWISYAENRLMLIEWDGSYDILQLFSPTDWKEGGIEGLNQTQAAFLSDELTYWHEHWRERYENPAAFFPPDQWHHLGGKYAKEDSLTEPQKRFGTLFLFYWIVHANVFSSHTLRQTTCCTQ; translated from the coding sequence ATGGCTACTCTCCCAAAGGGCAGAATGGTTAGCTTTCAGATCTCGAGCAACGATAGGCAGACCCCCTCTGTCGTTGCCATGGCTTCTAATGGCACCCCGCTTCCCACTCCTCTCATGAGTTACTATTTCAAGATGCCTCGCAACTCCCCCTGTGTTATCTCGGTCAACAAAACAGGGAAGGCCCCGCGTTTCTACAGCGACCCTCTGTCTATCCCCAAGCGCGATATCGAGTCTTGGAATCAAGCCAAAATTGAGAAGGAGGCACGCACGATCCGGGCTCAGCACCCTGCTTTGGCAGACAGCGTCATTCGTCCAACCTCTTGGGAGGATCTGTACAGGTACTATGACGCTCATGACCTTTGGCTTCAAGGTGCTTGGAACCTCTGGTGTGTCATTGATGAACTCAGATACCAGAACGAGAAAATGGAGTGCTACCGCCAACAGATGCGGGCGATGCAGAACCTGGGTAATCATTTACCCCTGCTACCCTACGAGCTCTCCATGATTGGCGATTTTGTTGAAGGTTGGATCTCATACGCCGAGAACCGGCTCATGCTCATCGAGTGGGATGGTTCATACGACATTCTGCAACTATTCTCACCGACGGACTGGAAAGAAGGTGGGATTGAAGGCTTAAACCAAACCCAGGCAGCCTTTCTGAGTGATGAGCTCACTTACTGGCATGAACACTGGCGTGAGCGATATGAGAACCCCGCCGCATTCTTTCCTCCCGATCAATGGCATCACCTTGGCGGGAAGTACGCGAAGGAGGATTCTCTTACAGAGCCCCAAAAACGATTTGGTACGTTATTCTTGTTTTACTGGATTGTCCATGCTAATGTGTTCTCCAGTCACACCTTACGACAAACCACTTGCTGCACCCAGTGA
- a CDS encoding hypothetical protein (EggNog:ENOG503P58K) yields MSGNSNVGNSQVYEAGDQRNAKSSELGSDRFHEGVKHSHNNNDPKDNRSLVNRAATERQDEGSEDSVETAQLKKDPTLPAKMHGNEPSRGAKIDAELQAEDEATLRKKN; encoded by the exons ATGTCAGGAAACTCCAACGTCGGGAACAGCCAGGTTTATGAGGCCGGTGACCAGAGAAACGCCAAGTCCTCTGAGCTTGGGTCAGACCGATTCCACGAAGGCGTCAAGCACtctcacaacaacaatgaTCCCA AGGATAACCGGTCTCTTGTCAACCGTGCTGCCACTGAGCGACAGGATGAGGGCTCAGAAGACTCTGTAGAGACAGCCCAACTCAAGAAGGACCCCACACTCCCT GCCAAGATGCACGGTAACGAGCCTTCTCGAGGCGCCAAGATCGATGCCGAACTGCAAGCAGAGGACGAGGCCACGCTCAGGAAGAAGAATTAG